The proteins below come from a single Sorghum bicolor cultivar BTx623 chromosome 4, Sorghum_bicolor_NCBIv3, whole genome shotgun sequence genomic window:
- the LOC110434402 gene encoding uncharacterized protein LOC110434402: protein MELSPTSAKKGTSDSNVLTNGDLLQKILLRLGCPSSLVSAALTSKLWLHGASKQAGYPPGLLGIYVSSAGITSSEFIPLLQPDASSPEASAVLADFGFGNLPTPNVWDCRNGVVLFEFGGNGETFHHAGLAVRSPLLYPDMDKPTVLPQAPQLLTFSEYPHDMLLPADHGDGTLCYRVDVRTSESKNMVTVVVCVLRSDSWAVHCIATGSLAKSPIQILPTTVLAGGKIYMATQAGYILGLDLGKEEFFIVDLPKGVELDQYPGNLVHCRGDDYVLYLFHVDSENRLNVWLRKMKDDHEHDDASTGSGSANNGWVLKDSISVRETCGHLMEQEGWETIGDGDEDAAVVTVVGAGDNAEFVFLELGITGIIVCMHLKTREVKKVYQREPDDDYLISVPPFMFVRPPILPVQDAHEGEATPHQE from the coding sequence ATGGAGCTATCACCAACATCAGCAAAGAAGGGCACCTCTGACTCCAACGTGCTCACCAATGGCGATCTCCTTCAGAAGATCCTTCTCCGCCTTGGATGCCCAAGCAGCCTCGTTAGTGCTGCGCTCACCAGCAAGCTCTGGCTACATGGTGCCTCCAAGCAGGCGGGCTACCCACCAGGCCTACTCGGTATCTACGTCTCTAGTGCTGGCATCACTAGCTCGGAGTTCATTCCACTCCTACAACCAGATGCCTCTAGCCCGGAGGCGAGTGCTGTCCTCGCTGACTTTGGTTTCGGCAACTTGCCGACACCAAACGTTTGGGACTGCCGAAATGGTGTGGTCCTCTTCGAGTTCGGTGGCAACGGTGAGACCTTCCACCACGCTGGTCTCGCTGTGCGCTCTCCACTACTATACCCTGACATGGACAAGCCCACAGTGCTCCCGCAGGCGCCGCAGTTGCTGACCTTCTCAGAGTACCCTCATGATATGCTCCTTCCTGCCGACCATGGCGACGGCACCTTGTGCTATCGCGTAGATGTCCGCACCAGTGAGTCTAAAAATATGGTCACGGTGGTGGTGTGTGTCCTGCGGTCTGACTCCTGGGCTGTCCACTGCATAGCCACGGGTTCCCTCGCTAAGTCGCCGATCCAGATCCTGCCGACTACTGTGCTCGCTGGCGGCAAGATCTACATGGCAACCCAAGCAGGGTACATCTTGGGACTAGACCTAGGCAAGGAGGAATTCTTCATCGTCGATCTCCCTAAGGGTGTGGAGCTTGATCAGTACCCAGGCAACCTTGTCCACTGCCGGGGGGATGACTATGTCCTCTACCTCTTCCATGTGGATAGCGAGAATAGGCTCAATGTCTGGCTCCGAAAGATGAAAGATGACCACGAGCACGATGACGCTAGCACTGGTAGTGGTAGCGCCAACAATGGGTGGGTGCTTAAGGATAGCATTTCTGTGCGTGAGACTTGTGGCCATCTCATGGAGCAAGAGGGTTGGGAGACGATAGGCGATGGGGATGAGGACGCCGCTGTAGTAACGGTGGTTGGTGCTGGAGACAATGCCGAGTTCGTGTTCTTGGAGCTCGGTATAACTGGCATCATCGTGTGCATGCATCTCAAGACCAGGGAGGTGAAAAAGGTGTACCAGAGGGAGCCAGATGATGACTACTTGATTAGTGTTCCTCCGTTCATGTTCGTCAGGCCTCCTATTTTACCAGTACAGGATGCTCATGAAGGCGAGGCTACACCGCATCAGGAGTAA